A stretch of DNA from Salvelinus fontinalis isolate EN_2023a chromosome 17, ASM2944872v1, whole genome shotgun sequence:
CTTAAATCTCAAGGTCTTGTAAAGTACATTCAGTATATGCCAATAAATCATGAATATTACAAAGAAATAACAGCCATATTGTCTACATATACTGTAGTATGTACATTAGCTTTTGTTTACAATAAACTAGCAATAAAATGGTGTCTACTGGcaaaacctttttttttaaattaattttggCTTATTGATGAAGTATTGGTGATTTAACACTTTCTGGTCAGAGAATTGTCTCATTTGGAGTAATCATTCAGATTTGGCACTTGGAGTGAATAAATACAGCAATACTTCAAGTCACTTTTGTCTGGACAAACAGTACATATATGGAGACAATCAAATGCAGCTTTTCCAAAGGACCAACAACATCCAATGTATACAAAGAATGGCGAGTTGAGATGTACAGTACAAAATTAACTAATTATTAAAGTACAAATCACCTATTTTCTGTAGATTCTCCAAAAATCCTGCTGTAGTTTGAGGTCCAAACATGACTCATATGTCAACTGTATAAAGCTATACAATATTCAGCTACTTGCTGTGCCCTGTTCCTTTTCCTGACAGAAAACATACTTTCCTTCGGGGTTGATAAACCATAATTACTCAACCTTCAATGCCATTACATACTTAACATGGTACCATTTAATGAGTCAAATAAAGGGAGGGGGTGATTGTTTTATTCTTTGCCGCTGTCATTATGCTCAACATTCACATTCCATTATTTTGATCCACCGATAAGTTGTTGTGGTTAACCACAAGAGGCAGCTAATAGTATGAGTATTATGAAAATGACCACCTCCTCCCCATATTCCTTGAATACAAACATTTTATATACACATTTCAGCGGGCATCCTCACACAGTGCTGACTTTTCTTTTCCAGCAGCATTTTCTGTCACTTCCCTGTATTTGAACTATATCTGATTGCGCTTAAGGATTCCGCAGTCTACTGCCTACTGATATGTAGCCCTGTTTTGTTCAGCAGGCACAGCATGCTATTAGCTAAGCTGAGCTAAAGAAGGCACTTAGCATGTTGTATTTCCATTTGCTTCTATTCAGATTCAAAGTTGCAGCTGTCATTTTTGTGAGGATAAAACAGGTCTCAGACTGCAAGCCACTGCTACTTTAATGGCCCTGCAATTGTATTCAAAAAACTGGAAGCTAGAAAATAAGTAACATTGGACagccttaaaaaaaaaacaagatcAACTATCAACAATATCAATTCAGGTATTTGAAGAATATATTAAAAACGTGTGCGCATAATATATGATATGAATATTACTGGCTTATTTTCTTTATAATTCAGGATTATGGGAAACATCTTGGACAAGCAAATGGCAGTGATCAGTGAGCAAAATAACTAGCATTTCAAATAGTCCGGAAGGCATATTATCCAATACAAGTTCCAAATACGCAATGCATCGTCACGTGCATCGTAGTTTACAAAAATACAGTTAAATGATCTTCTCCTAACGCACATCTTTGGAGTTTCAAATTAAATTGCTTTTGATTATGCGTTTTATTGTATTTATTCCACTGATCTGTGCTCATTTTTGCATGACCAGTGTCACCCTATACCTGCTCAACTGAGCCCAGTAACCTGTTTTTAAGACCAGATTAATGGAACTCATGGTACATTATGTGCAAGTGCAATCTACACGCATTTATCTAATGAAATGTAAGAATCTACATTACTCTTTAACTCGTGGTCCACATCCACCCTTTTCATTATCATAGATTCAGTTCATGAGTAAACAGAtagtgtgtgtgcacgcacaGCTTCCATCTACTCATTTTTTGATGTAATATCCTGGAACAAAAATGAAGAACAAAAGTTATTGACCACGTTAATGTAGGACATGTGGTTGCCTGAGgtcaaaataaatgtaatttaatatttgagaatatGACTCACCTCGGTCTTCGCTTTTCTCCACTTGCCCATGGACCCAGACTGTGAGACGACTGGAGGAAAGGCAATGCATTAAATGAATGGTCCGAATTTTTAAAACACCATTGAAATTTGCTTCAAAAGCCACACTGAATACACTAGAGGTATACTTACATAGATGTATCATTATCAATATAAATGTGGTGAATGCCATTGTCAGTCCCCACAACAGACACCTGAAAAATAATTAAATAGTTTACGTTAGCAGGTATTCTATACAAGAGACCATCGTTAACGGTACTTTTATCAAATAATTCACAATGAATGAGGTATATACTGTTTACTTTCCTAAAATGTCCAAATATTTTATGCTGGTTATTTTAACATTCGGTTAAAAAGTAAATGCCACCCCATACACCTTTATACTGATGGCTTACCTTGAAAATACGGCAGAGAAGATAAACACCATGAGAATGATGAAGAGCGCTTTCACCATGGGAAAATCTGAAATGCATAAATATTTTAACAAAACTGACAGAAACCCAATGGaacctcctctcctgtcttcaaCTAGTACTGTTGAGGTGAGAGGGGGAGCTTGATCTATAATGATATACACAACAGTTGAACATTTGAGAATACACAGACGAGTGTAGATAATGAGATAACAATGGACTGCAGCTCACCTGCTGGCTGGGGTTTAGGGGGACAGCAGCTAttggagaggaaggctgaggggGGCGGGACATCCAGAAGGCCACCCAGGGGTTGGCCGAAATGCTCCTGGTGGACGCAGGTCTCCGTGACGGTCTCCTCCTGTAGCATTGGCTCGTGAGCCAACTTCGTGGGCATGGAAATCATCTCACTGTCATCTGGAATGGCAAAGGAGACACGACTACAGCTGAGGAAGGTTGTTAGTTTCACGCATCTATTCAAGGTTGGTGTGGTTTACCCTCGAAGCAGTCTAGGGATGATAATTTGAGATACCATGTGAGCTTTGGCAGCGCTCATATtttatacatacagtaccttcgaaagtattcagaccccttcactttattcacattgttacattagccttatactaaaatgtattattgttttgtcctcatcaatctacacactaccctgtaatgacaaagcaaaaacaggtttataaatTGTTACtaaattatgaaaaataaaaacCCATttacaaagtattcagaccctttactcagtactttgatgaagcaccttcggcagcgattacagcattgagtcaggtatgacgctacaagcttggcacatctgtatttggggagtttctcccattcttctctgcagatcctctcaagctccgtcaggttgctgcacagctattttcaggtctctccagacatgtttgatcgggttcaagtctgggctctggctgggacacttaAGGACctacagagacttgtcccgaagctactcctgcgttgtctggctgtgtgtttagggtcaatGTCCTGCTGGATGGTGAACCTTTGGCCcagagctctctggagcaggttttcatcaaggatctcgctgtactttgctccattcatctttccctcgatcctgactagtctcccagtccctgccgttgaaaaacatccccacagcatgattcttccaccacgcttcaccatagggatagtgccaagtttcctccagatgtgacgcttggcattcaaggcaaataattcaatcttggtttcatcagaccagagaataggTATGTtatatgtttaatacatttgcaaaaaaataaactgttcgctttgtcattatggggtattgtatgtagattgctgagaattaaaaaaaacttctttttttttttaaatcaattttagaataaggctgtaacataacaaaatgtggaaaaagtccaggggtctgaatactttctgaaggcactgtataagacAGCAGCCACTTGATAAGAACCTTGCTTAATGGGACAACAACAAAACCCTTTACAAGTCCATACATAAACATGGCCAAAATTACATGAACTAAGTGCAACAGTGTTTAAGTGTCACAACAGTTGGCCATCCAAGTGCCTCCCACTCAGACATAGCATAGCAGGCCTTACCATAAGTGAAGCTGCAGCTGGTGTCCAAATCGGTGGTGCTATGCTCCATCCAGGAGGACTCTGCAAGTGGTGGGTGACGCACCCCTCCAAACACTTTCTCATCCAGCCATGACTGACACGTCTCGGTCATGTCACTAAACAGACTAGCTAGAGACCGGCGGGCCTTCCGCCTGCGTCTGAAGATTCTAAGGGGAGGAAAACATAACATATGTCATACTTTTTATCGGGACAATGTCAACAAATGTGTAAAAGACTAATGTTCTTCATAATATTCCTAATGTGTTTCTTTATATTGCATCTGTGATCACAGTAATAATAAATAATGTTGTCACGATACTTAGTATGACAGACTCAAAAAAAAGTCTGTAGACAAATCCTAACTAAAACTACCTTATGTTTCATGTACTTATTTCATGTAACTTGTCATGTTTGCGTAGTGACTTGTAAAGGGTATTGTTATTGTCCCTTTGAGCAAGGTTCTTATCAATTGCCTGTTGTCCTATATGTATTCAATATGAGAGCTGCCAAAGCTCACGTGGTATCTCCTATTATCCCTAGCCTTCCGAACATGACACCAAAGCTCCCATGGTATCTCCTATTATCCCTAGCCTTCCGACCATGACACCAAAGTGGTTTATTTTTTAAGCTATAGAGCACACAATGTTGGTTTGGATAATAttttctgctaaatggcatatattacaaTATTTGACCAAAAGCAGGTTCTAAAAGGACCATTGGGTATCGTGATACTGTATTGTCACAGTAGTAATAATAAGACAGTGGGGTAAGTTCAAAAGCCCGCAAAACCAGTGACTTAACCATGCGAAAATTCATCTCTGAACAAATCTCTTACATAATTCCACGAGAACACCAATAAATAATTTAGTGTATCATAGGCTTTCAAATAAAATGACAGCATGATTATGCAATCAAATGTATATTCACCAAAGTACTAAATGTTCAGTCTTTTAACCAAATGCCTGCAAGGCATTGATGTTTTTCATTTTACGAGCAAAATGTCACCGACTAGAATCTGTTAGCAACGCAAACGGTTGACTTGACTTACGAGCTCCAATTTTGCAGGACTAACCAGCCTCACATTTTCCGTGCAGCTCTCTCAAATAGGCTAATCCATGACCTCATCCCTATAAACAGGGCTCGCGTTTGAACACAGACCGGCATGGTTATCCACCCCCAAACAGAAATCTGAACCCACTGTCAAGAGCTGCATGTCGACGGGGAGCACATTTCCGACCGTGACACCAAAGTGGTTTGCTACAGTTCAGAGCAAGAGCACGTGTTGACAAAACCTGCAACAGCATGTTGGAGTTAGGACTTATATTTGCCTTTTCAATTATATTCACTTTTTTAATACCCATAGTCGTTCTACATTTTAAACTATATACACCTCAGAGTTGAGCTTTCAGAAGTTATTCATGAATGCTAGTTAAACGGTGTCTATTAGTGACTGACATTCAACCAGACCTAGGTCAAATACGGAGGTACATTTGATTTAGCTCGACGTTTGCACTTCTGGggctattctattggttccattgcatcCCGCAAACCAAGTATTTGCACGGGAAAAGTATTAACATAATAGTTCTCTCAGTTCTGGATTCAACGTGGCATGCCTCTTTGGAACAACTGACCTGACTAGATTCTCTTTGTAGGACAGTTTGATTttggagggggtgagagagacatTGCCCTCGTCATCCCAGGTGTAGCTGTCCTCAGTCAGAACGTAGTAGCCGTTGTTGAGGAGGCGGGGGCTCCGGCGGCAGGAGCTGGGGGAGCCCGTCACGGGGTTTACGGAGTAACACTCATATGATGAATCTGGAGATGACAGGAGGGATAGGCCCAGGCTACAGAGTACACAAAGAGAACCAAGAAAGAATGATAGATGTCAGAGTTATTCAACACTTCAACATCACTGCAAATATGTGTTTCATAGCGAACAACAGTGTTGCCCAACTTTCCTTCTGGACGGGTACCGTTCAGCAGACTTCCGCTCCAACCTAGCACACCTGATTTGACTAGTTAGATGTTCCCCAAGACCTTGATTAGTTGAAACAGGTGTGTAACAATGGGGTTGGAGCATAAGCCTGCATACTCAATAGCTCTCCAGGAGGGCTGGTCACCCATTGCATACatagttatatattttttttaggtaATTGTAATTCTACTCGAAGCAACGCTACATTGAATCCATGCACCTCAAAGCCTACATTTTGCCATCAAACATAGGACCGGTTTTACCTTTGACATGACTCGTTAGCCaatgttttttctctctttctctttataggTGAACCTGTTGATGTACAAAAATATTGACAGATTATGACTTCCAAGACTTCACAAGTTTGTTGGCTAGCCTAATTCATTAAAATCCTTAAGATTCTTGATGTACccgtgcgtcaatctaagtaacatcatttaaaaaaatccccatcaaaatccatcagtttatGCCAGAGATatgcatgggctgcatctcaatccaccgcatccgcccaTGTTGGTCTTCCGCATCTGCTGTGGGACGTGgctgagctacagcggtgtttgtcagaccatgagacagcccgaaaattggtcttctcacaaaaacgtttggccaacaaactaatacaaaaataAGGGGTTGAATATGCGTCCCAAAAAAATATAAacagtgcatttgtaaagtattcaaccccttgactttttccaaatttacACTACAgctttattcaaaaatggatttcaaaaagtcccacacacacactagcccataatgacaaagcaaaaacagtttagacatttttgcaaaagtatttaaaataaaaaactgcacatttacataagtattcagaccctttactcagcactttgttgaagcacctttggcagcgtttataggcttgagtcttcttggctatgacactaaaaacttggcacacctgtatttggggagtttctctcattttgattttacttaactgacttgcctagttaaataaaggttaagaacaaattcttatttacaatgatggcctataaTGAtggccattcttctctgcagatcctctcaagctctgtcaggttggatggtgagctttgctgcacagctatcttcaggtctcttcagagatttttgattgggttcaagtccgggctctggctgggccactcatggacattcccgaagccactcctgcgtcgtcttggctgtgtgcttagagtcgatgtcctgttggaaggtgaaccttcgccctagtctgaggtcctgagtgctctggatcaggttttcatcaaggatctctctgtactttgcaccatTCATCTTTctttcgatcctgactagtcttccagtccctgccactgaaaaacatccccacagcagccACCATGgttcaacgtagggatggtgccaaggttttttccagacgtgacgcttggcattcaggccaaagagttcaatcttggtttcatgagtcaagagaatcttgtttctcatggtctaagagtctttaggttccttttggcaaactcaaagcgggatgtcatgtgccttttactgaggagtggcttccgtctgaccactaccaaaaggcctgataggtggagtgctgcagagatggttgtccttcttgaaggttctcccatctccacagaggaactttggagcgttgtcagattgaccattgggttcttggtcacctccctgaccaaggcccttccttctcccccgatagctcagtttggccaggcggccagctctaggaagagtcttggtggttccaaacttcttccattgaaaatgatggaggccattgtgttcttgaggAACTTCCatgatgcagacattttttggtaccctatCCAGATctatgccttgacacaatcctgtctcggagctctacagacaattccttcgacctcatggcttggtttttactctgacatgcactgtcaactatgggaccttatatagacaggtgtgtgcttttccaaatcatgtccaatcaattgaatttaccacaggtggactccaatcaagttgtagaaacatctcaaggatgctcaatggaaacaggatgcaccggagttaaatttcgagtctcatagcaaagggtctgaatacttatgtaaatacgttatctgttaaaaaaaattacatttgcaaaaaatgtgaacctgttttcaccttgtcattatgtggtattgtgtgtagattgagaattttttcatttaatcaattttagaataaagctgcaATATAATGAAACGTGGAAAAagggaatgggtctgaatactttccaaatgcactgtatatttcctGAACTTTTATAtacatctcctagatataggacagacctTTCAACCCTTATTATTTTTTCCCAATTTATGCATGTGTTATTCAGTGCATTTCTATTGCCTATAGTAGTAAATATTTTGGGGGCATACCTTAAGGGGtcgtaaaattccaaatcaaatagatAAATGATCCATGGAATGACCATGgtatagccagcagcataccaccctgcatccgactgctggcttgcttctgaagctaggCAGGGTTGATCCTGGATggaagaccagatgctgctggaagtggtgctgGAGGGCctccagtaggaggcaccctttcctctggtcgaaaaaaaatatcccaatgccccagggcagtgattggggatattgccctgtgtagggtgctgtctttcggatgggacgttaaacaggtgtcttgactctctgtggtcactagagatcccatggcacttattgtaagagtaggggtgttaaccccggtgtcctggctaaattcccaatctgaccaccacagtcacctaatcatccccagcttacaattggctcattcatctcccctgtaactattccccaggttgttgctgtaaatgagaacgtgttctcagtcaacttacctggtaaaatatcgGTTAAAGAATACATCttcaaacaattccatatgttaactTAGTATCCCCCCCAATGGCTTAAGACTTAAAAAAACTATGTGACATCGATATGAGCCAAACATTTATTCTACTGTAAAAATTTACTATAATgtgtaaataggatcattttggAGTTCTGTGAGACTTGAGGTCGTGACTGCATCACAACGTAAATTCAGGTTGGGTTTGTTTCAAacctgcccacagctggcagctgAAAAGTCATCATCAATTCAGTGCAGACGCATGCGACCCAATCGTAATGCATGTGGAAAATTTGGGTTGACTTTGGACATCACTATGGGGATAGTCagggaccatcagtaaattacacaatATACATGGGGAAATGTTAAAATTCCAATAGCTCCAAATTTCCAAGACATAAGAGCTcaaaccaactataaattgtagGAATTCACGTACAAATATTGAAATAATTTAATAAGAACTAAAAAGGTGTACAacatgatacagtggtagcaatacatggatgtaacatctacagaaaagacaaaTGTCAATGGTTGTGCGGTCTATATTCataaccacattcctgtaaagcttagagaggatctcatgttaaatactgttgaaatatggctacaggttcacctgcctcgcctaaagcccattctggtgggaagctactatagaccaccaagtgttaccagtcagtatctggataacatgtgtgaaatgtttgataatgtacagtaccagtcaaaggttgggacaaatcattcactaatccctaaacctcaactaaatattgtaatgaataatggGGAAATTGAGCAAGCTGAGGTGGTCATGGTCAAAAAATGTTGATGCAATAGTAGCTAAGATGGAgaaaagtctgtccataataaagcgctgctctgttCATAATAAAGCActcataataaagcgctgctaaTAACCTGACTGCTGCATTGGACCCTTCAAGATGAATAACCTAAAAAAGGTATTTGTTGGTTTTGTTAAACCATATAGAAACGGTTGACTCTATAGACAAAAGGATAACGTATGTAGAACCGTCTTGTTCAGATGGGTTCTAAGCACTAAATAAAACCACTATTCAAATACGAAATCTAGAAATGGACTTGACGTACTTGTAACAGCCCCACTGAAAGGCAGCGCCATAGCTGCCTGTACACACACAGCGGTGTCTCGGGAGGAGCGTTCACGGTCGCAAGGTCCTGGTTGTCTCAATCTGGGAAACACATAAGGAAACAGTCTTGATAAGCCAAAGCCAGACAGAAAGCAGTAATAA
This window harbors:
- the tmem71 gene encoding transmembrane protein 71 isoform X2 is translated as MALPFSGAVTSSPIKRKREKTLANESCQSLGLSLLSSPDSSYECYSVNPVTGSPSSCRRSPRLLNNGYYVLTEDSYTWDDEGNVSLTPSKIKLSYKENLVRIFRRRRKARRSLASLFSDMTETCQSWLDEKVFGGVRHPPLAESSWMEHSTTDLDTSCSFTYDDSEMISMPTKLAHEPMLQEETVTETCVHQEHFGQPLGGLLDVPPPSAFLSNSCCPPKPQPADFPMVKALFIILMVFIFSAVFSRCLLWGLTMAFTTFILIMIHLFVSQSGSMGKWRKAKTEDITSKNE
- the tmem71 gene encoding transmembrane protein 71 isoform X1, giving the protein MRTKSSINTYNLSSTRFEGARLRQPGPCDRERSSRDTAVCVQAAMALPFSGAVTSSPIKRKREKTLANESCQSLGLSLLSSPDSSYECYSVNPVTGSPSSCRRSPRLLNNGYYVLTEDSYTWDDEGNVSLTPSKIKLSYKENLVRIFRRRRKARRSLASLFSDMTETCQSWLDEKVFGGVRHPPLAESSWMEHSTTDLDTSCSFTYDDSEMISMPTKLAHEPMLQEETVTETCVHQEHFGQPLGGLLDVPPPSAFLSNSCCPPKPQPADFPMVKALFIILMVFIFSAVFSRCLLWGLTMAFTTFILIMIHLFVSQSGSMGKWRKAKTEDITSKNE